ttgtatgggttttagatttcaggtttttctgcaaatcCAGGACTTTTCTCTTGTAGAAAGATAAATCTTTTCAGTCCATAATCCCAGGCTCTGGATTTGTGTCCACAAGCAGACCATATTCTCTTGTGATTGCgaattcctctcctctgctggggttTAGGAGTTAAGTGGACTCAGAACTCTGAGCCAACCATCTCTCTGCCCACACTGAGCAGACAGTCATAACTAGATCAGCTGAGGATTCACACCCATCTCTGAACACCCATCTCACACTGAGTAGATGGGCTTAGCTAGTAGATTTCTTGGCTGAGGGCTCACATTATACAGCCTCCCACACCTCCTGCCAGTAAGTAGCTgtccctcctcccaccttctccagtccAGTCCAGGGGCATCATTTCCAGCCCATGCTTTGGACACGTTTCCAGCCTCCTCATTGATCCCTGTGTGGCACCAAGTGCACTGCATCCACATCTGGAGGCACCAATCCTCAACACTTGTTTTCTGTTCTCCACAGGCAAAGAGTGCACCCCAGTATATTGCCATTGGGAAAGAGTGGCAGCCAGTGGAGGAAAAACAGGCCTGCTTCTTCTCAGCAAGGAAAAGCAGAGGAGTAGCAGGAGACCCCTCCAAAAAGGGCCCATGGCACTTAGGGTGCCATAGGTTGTGAGACATCAAGATAGACTACCCTCAAAGAGGTCATTCCCATGGGGATGCAAACAGTGCCATCCACAAGGGCTATGTAGAAGGCCCAGGAAGCAGTCACTTCTTCTGGAAGATGATTGCTGTGGATGGCCGACCATTCTCCCTTATGAAAGATGCAGCCTTTCACCAGCTTCTATTAAATCTGGCTCCCCAGCATTCCATCATATCATAGGGGACCATGAGCCAATGAGTTGTCTATCATGCACTGCTCTGCAGTGATGGTGGTCAAGGGTGAACTCTCCAGAGTGCAAGGCAAAAATATGCACTTCATGGCAGACCTCTGGAGCAGCCAGTAGCagagctctctctccctcaccaTGCACTGGTGGCAACCAGAGGACTTGTCTGTCCAGACTGTCAAAGCACAACTCATGCCTCAGGAGGGGACAGTCCTGCCACCAGGCTACAAAGCAGTTCTGTTCTATGTGCAGGGGATGGATGCAGAGCACATGTCAGAAAGTAACCTAAAGGAATGGGTGAGCAGTGGAAACATTCTGTTGTGATGTGGAGACAGGAGAGTGTACATGGAAATTTAGGGGTGGAATACTCCTGCTGCCTGCCCCTAATTGATCCCCAGCATGTGAGTACATCTTGCTGTGTTCCTAAAAGTGTCCATACCATTAGGATAAACTTTTCAGTGATCTgctgaggaaagagaaagagatccATTCCAAGGCTATTGCTccttttaaatgaagagaagatgtCATGGCACATTGAGAGaggaagaacagagaaaaatatGCAGAGGTATGTGGGAGAAGAAGCCAGCATCTAGGGAATTACAAATAGGATTTCAAAGGATGCAGTTGTTTCACTAACTCCAAGAGGAACTCTCCATATAGGGTGAGTGGGCAACTGTGTGACCCATAGCTACATGATCACAGACACCAGCACCAATATGCTGATAGCAGTGAAGCCTGTGTGCTTAAAACTCATTATCTGCCTGGTGCACATGCTTCACCTGGTGTTTAAGGATGCTCTGAGACTGAGGAGCACTTGTCAGCGACATCTAAGACACTGCCATCCTTGAGATGAGGGCCTTGTTGGAGACCTGATGGTGCCTGGTTTTCTTGCCCTGCCCACCCAATTGCCATGAAGTTACTTTGGAGAGTCCCTGTCTTGTcagatgtctgcctttctgtgtgACAGGCATCGCTAGTCAATTTTAGTGGGAAACTCTGCTTTCCACTGGTCTGGGTGCAGGCCAAGTTGTCATGGGGCAACTTTAGGCAGCCCTCATCAGAAGCCTCTTATGTCTTACTTTCTGTTGTTGCGCCGCTCTTCACTTAAAATatattctctggtttgactttagTCCATTGGAGAAAAATAgaggatggggcaccttctttggagggcCGTAACTCAGATCTCATgaattcaatccccccccccaaacttggaaggcaggtagagTCATCCAGAGGTCTGCTGTGAGTATGGTATCTCTCACTTGCACAGGCTTGGTTCTATACATgcctgaacctcctgaacctgccATTTGTCTAACATCAAAAAAATTGGGACAATCCACAGTTTATGAACCATGGCACCCCACAAGTCATGAACCAAATCACATTTTCCTGGTTGTGTCCATCCCTATTTAGATCTAGATAGATAAACGTAGGGTATATTCTTGTACCTCTCAAAATATTAATTTTCAGAATTTAACCTCTACTGTATTTTGTATAGCAATGTCCATTAGCACCCGTAGCTCTCAAAAGAGAGCAGGACCACTAATGGCTTTTACCTGTGATGGCTAAATGGAAACTTCAGGCTCAGAAGTCATATAACAGAGGAACACcagtgtgtgtgggcgggggggggggggcaacaccaAAGTAAACCTCTGTTTTTTGTGCTTGTGGGCCTCCAGTGGTCTTCTGTGGaaaactggatgctggactaaatgggatGTAGCTCTCTGTGATCCAGCATGTATTTTGTGGCTATCTAACAAAGCTGAAAAATTGCTGTCCCTTGGAATTCTGCCAGTTCAATGGGTACCCACAAATATGGCTTGCTCCAGTTTCAAGGCGTCTGCTGTGGTAACTGCTGGCCTACAGAACCTGAAAACGCAGGCCGTATTCATAGTGTGGGTTAATTTGGCTGTCCGCTAATAATTGCTCCCGTTTGCCTTCTGCACCTttggagaagtggggggggggggggtggtaacaTTTGGTTGCATTGCCAGCAAACTCACAGACGCTCCCTTCCCGCCCTTGCCAAAGAGAGTACCCGCTGAAGCCAGTTCCGAAGGAGGGGAGTGCATCCGAGTCttgtccctcctcccacccctacTCTGCCAAGTGCAATAACAATGCAGTCATCATCGAGAGAGGAAAAAAGAGCGAGCGTGCAAAGCAGGCGAGGGGCGAGAGGCAGCCTCGATGCTGCAGAACCGCGGGCCGCCCTGCTGCTTCTTCCGGGGGCGGCTCGGACTCTCCCGGCTCCGCGTCGCGATACATGCCCGCTCCTCTTCTAGCTGCTGTTCTGGCTGGGGAGGCTGCCTGGCCCTCACagagccggcggcggcggcggcggcggctgctgctgctgctgctgctgctgcgttaCTGGGAGAGAGATTGTGCCGCTGCGACAGGAGGAGACGAGGCTAGGCGCTCGAGGAGGCTGACGGAGCATGCGCCGGCGGAGACCACTGACTACAGAGCCTCTGTCAAGGTAGccagggaaataaataaataaaggcaggaagcggggggggggggggaatagcaccAATTTATAGAAAGCAACTGctctgattggggaggggggtctccatCGCCAACAGGTAATGGGGGAATGTTCGGAGTGGGGGATTGGGGCTTGGGTGTCGGGAGAGGCagggctggggagatggagagttgTCTGCCAATGCCAGAccaccctcccatccccccccgCCGGAGTGGTTGCCATCCTTTTTCTCTTTCGGAAATTGTAAACTGCATAATTTCAAGCCGACAATTTGGGGCACGGGCGGGTCTCTCTGTTGTCTGCAAgtccacaaaaataaaacaaaacaattttaaaatggagCTGCTTCAAGGGGGCTTGCAACAGAGAAAGCCAGTCCTCTCGGTCTGCCTCTCATCTCTATGGATGTGCATGTAAATGGAGGGCTATTTCGTggtagggtccccccccccttctcctgtttGTTGttgggtgcacacacacacacactcactcaaaAGCACGCTGTCATGATCTGATCCAGCTCTTGTTTACGCAGCAGCAGCAACTCAGGCGGGTCCTACGGAAGAGAAGCAGGGGGGCAGGGGCTTCTGCTCGGTGCCATTGTGAAGATAGTGTGCAGTCCTGAGCAGGAACACTCCATGAGGAGAGACGAgcctcctgcctgatcctgccCAGAGAAGAGCTCTCCCCCTCGGCAGAGCCCTGAAAGCAGCGGagtctattttcttttctttgttagtGACGTTCGGACGGGCAGCGTTAGGAGAAAACCTGgagctctgccccccctcccctcccgcagaaGGGATCCTTGTATTCTGTGCCAGTCTCGGCAGTGTCTGAGCTGAGTGGATGGTATTCCGGGGTGtgtttcctatttttaaaattagcttgCCTTCGggtttgtgtgtcccccccccccccatattgcaATAGGAAGACAGGGCTGGCACCTATTTTGCATGGATTTCTTAATCTTTTTCCTCCCAAAAGTCTGGAGTGAGGAAGAGAGCCTGGTTTTCAGAAAGGAGGATTCCTGTTGTCTCTTCTCAGTGTGGAAGAACTAGCAGGGTGTGATCAATATGCTTTGGTGAgttgggttaaaaaaaacacacacatacattctgCAGGGTTTCTTTTGGATGTGTTCCATATCAACACAGCATCTGCCTCTGAAACCACATCATATcaatggagggggtgggcatTTTATAGAGTAATCAACAGTcttcctttgctgttttatgttttaagGTTCCAATTCTGGAATGATACTGTAAGAATCAGATTATTTTCAAGGACTCAGAGGCAGGTACAGTAAAATTATCTCTTTTGTCAAGAATTTCATTGTAAACAAGATTGATCTAAGGGATTGTTGGGGGATTAAAAACATTGCATAGTAAGTATGCAGTTCTCACTGAATTTCCTTCAAACAAATAATAGTACTCCAACTTCCTCTGGCTCTCCATAAATTATCATGTTGGTTAGCACTTCCTGGCATCATTTATGTGTTAACTTCAGGACTGATGgcttgattttttcttttttacagattTTCTTTTTGATGGCATGACAAATCAGCCAGAAGACACAAGGAGATACTATGTAACCAGGCACCAGATCAATTCTGCTTGTGGAATACATTTTCAGTAAAATGTATGGATCTATTTTTCCCTTGTTCATATATATAGATCATGAGACTTGACTGAGGCAATATTCATAGCATCCATCCATCTATGGCGAACTACAGCCATGCAGCTGACAACATTTTACAAAATCTATCCCCTTTAACAGCATTTTTGAAACTGACTTCTCTGGGTTTCATCATAGGAGTCAGTGTGGTGGGTAACCTCCTGATCTCCATTTTGCTAGTCAAAGATAAGACCTTGCATAGAGCACCCTACTACTTCCTGTTGGATCTTTGCTGCTCCGACATTCTGCGATCTGCCATTTGTTTCCCATTTGTTTTTACATCAGTGAAGAACGGCTCTTCTTGGACATATGGGACTCTCACTTGTAAAGTGATTGCCTTCTTGGGGGTCCTATCCTGTTTCCACACCGCTTTCATGCTGTTCTGCATAAGCGTCACCAGATACTTAGCGATTGCTCACCACCGCTTTTATACAAAAAGGCTGACATTTTGGACTTGCTTGGCAGTTATTTGCATGGTATGGACCTTATCCGTAGCGATGGCTTTCCCTCCCGTTTTGGATGTGGGCACCTACTCATTCATTCGGGAAGAAGACCAATGCACCTTTCAGCATCGTTCCTTCAGAGCCAATGATTCGCTGGGATTTATGCTGCTTCTTGCTCTTATCCTTCTAGCCACACAGCTTGTCTACCTCAAGCTGATCTTTTTTGTTCATGATCGCCGGAAAATGAAGCCAGTTCAGTTTGTGGCAGCAGTGAGCCAGAACTGGACGTTTCATGGTCCTGGAGCCAGCGGTCAAGCAGCAGCTAACTGGCTGGCTGGATTTGGAAGAGGTCCCACACCACCTACCTTGCTGGGGATCAGGCAAAACGCCAACACCTCGGGCAGGAGAAGGCTACTTGTCTTGGATGAGTTCAAAATGGAAAAGCGCATTAGTAGAATGTTCTATATCATGACATTCCTCTTTCTAACCTTGTGGGGTCCCTACTTGGTAGCCTGTTACTGGAGAGTTTTTGCAAGAGGGCCTGTGGTTCCAGGCGGATTTCTAACGGCTGCTGTTTGGATGAGTTTTGCCCAAGCTGGAATCAATCCTTTTGTCTGCATTTTCTCCAACAGGGAGCTGAGGCGCTGTTTCAGCACAACCCTCCTTTACTGCAGAAAATCCAGGTTACCAAGGGAACCTTACTGTGTTATATGAGGGAGCATCTGTAAATCTTTAGCCTTGTGAAAACACTACACTTCTCTGCTAAGCAATGGTGGCCTGTTGCCATATCTTGagaagaacccccccctccccccaagaatgGGATGTCAGCACTTGTAAGGATTTGGGCAACAACGTTCTGCATTCTTTGCAATAGCTCATCTCCTAATCCTATCTTAAAACCTAAACTTGTTCCTGCTGACTACTCGTGAAGGTTTGTAATTAAAAGAATACAGGactgaaccactgccctaagaatGTTTTTTGATGTGGTTGAAACCTAGGGA
Above is a window of Paroedura picta isolate Pp20150507F chromosome 5, Ppicta_v3.0, whole genome shotgun sequence DNA encoding:
- the GPR85 gene encoding putative G-protein coupled receptor 85 — protein: MANYSHAADNILQNLSPLTAFLKLTSLGFIIGVSVVGNLLISILLVKDKTLHRAPYYFLLDLCCSDILRSAICFPFVFTSVKNGSSWTYGTLTCKVIAFLGVLSCFHTAFMLFCISVTRYLAIAHHRFYTKRLTFWTCLAVICMVWTLSVAMAFPPVLDVGTYSFIREEDQCTFQHRSFRANDSLGFMLLLALILLATQLVYLKLIFFVHDRRKMKPVQFVAAVSQNWTFHGPGASGQAAANWLAGFGRGPTPPTLLGIRQNANTSGRRRLLVLDEFKMEKRISRMFYIMTFLFLTLWGPYLVACYWRVFARGPVVPGGFLTAAVWMSFAQAGINPFVCIFSNRELRRCFSTTLLYCRKSRLPREPYCVI